The sequence tatataatacaAATTAACTTATTAAGACTAATTTAACATGTATACATaagataaaaatgataatattaatgAAACTTATAAACATGTACATCCATGATAATCATTCCTAATTTGACAAACAtgcttttttttaaaaataaataataacaaaatatataagttaaggatattttaataattaatattcTGTTATATTATAAAATTGGATCAGGTTTGTACAACCCAATCTGTTCATGTGAGCTATCCAAACACCAACCAGGTGAATCAGTCCAGTCAATTTTTAATCGTGTTAATAGTTGAATCACAtcgtttgatgatatcatttttattatgTTTTGGGTCTTTTCAAACTTGTTCGATATAGTTTTTCAGTCTCAGAAATTAATCTTTTGGATAATGagaattaagattattttttatttattttttaatatatatttatttttttatatgacaATACGTGCGATATATTTCGTTAGTAAAatcgataaataaaattaaatattttatataaaaatattaatatatatattttaaatataaagatcgaaataATTAAATACGAAGAATAAGCATGTGATTAGACCGGTCCTCAACTGTGCTCCCGAGGAAATGTCCACGGTTCCGATAACTATGCTTCTACGCGCAGATGTCCACGGCCATCTTTAACTTAACCTGTTCCGCGGGTTAACGCACACTCGACTGATCCATCCGCTTCGGCCGTCCCGTCTCCACTCGCCTCATGATATATATAGAGGAGAGGAGAGTGAGTCCGGGGGTggctgtccttgtcttcttctagGTTTAGGGTTTCGGCGGCCATGGCGACGACGCAACAGCGGCAACAGCAACAGGCAGCGGGAGGCTCGAAGAGGAAGCCGGTGTTCACGAAGGTGGATCAGCTGAAGCCCGGGACGACCGGGCATACCCTCACGGCGAAGGTGCTCACATCCAAGACCGTCCTCCACAAGGGCCGGGCCGGGGCTGCTGCCGCTGACCTTCGCCCTATCATGATTTCCGAGTGCCTCATCGGCGACGAGACCGGTGCCATCGTCTTCACCGCTCGCAACGAGCAGGGTTCGACGTCTTCCCTTCCCTCCTACTGAATCTTTGGTTTGATTCGTTGCCAAAATTGTCTAGTCTTCGTTCTTGCGCTTCCATCGTCTGCTTCACCATATGCCTCCAAGCACCGTTAAACGATAGTGTCAAATCTTGGTGCATCTACCTTCTTTCTTGGTAGGAGTTGGACACGATGATTAGCTATTTGTTGAAATTAGTTGGAAAGCATCTACATGACCATATTGATTATTTCCTTTTTCTGCACAATCGTTGCATTGATCTAGGAACTATCAAATTTTATTGTTGCTCAAGATTTTTATAGCTAGTGATCATGGGAGGACTTTTTTATCTGGTGAAGGGGAAGATTGTAGAAAACAATTTAGCTCAAAGCCTCAAACATCAAATggattgttgttttttttttttgctcattaattcatatattttcttctttccCACTTATGATGAGTCTTCCGAAAAGAAACACTAACAAGTGACACAACAAGGCATAAGTTTTGCGCATTTAGGTCGGCCACAATAATCTTCTGGAAACAAAAAAGTGAATTTATGCCAGTTAGTGTTTGTGCTTGCAGTCTTCTATGAGGGCAGGTTTAGCTTTTTAGATATTCTATTAGAACTAAAAGTATTGATCCTTCATGGAACTTTTGAGATTTCTTGTTGTACCTTCTTTGGTTGACATATCTTAGAATGCCACCTTGGCCAAGATACACAAGTCACTTCCTTTTTTAATCAGATAACATTCATACTTAGATTTGTTCGTAAAGTTTGTTGTTTTCTTAGTGATACACGAGTGTTTGCTCCAAACCAAGTTTTACATTCATTATTTGGCATGTACGGCTTATTCATGGAGACAAATGTTTACCAGtaaactttttcttttttatcatttattaatTATCTAAAGGGTGTTACAGTTATTTTTAGGGGGGATTAGTTTCACTCTTAGCTGTTTAGCTTCTTGGTGTCTCAACAATTGTTCCACTTCACAATATTATCGGTCCAAATTTTTGCTTGATCTTGTTTATGCAAGATAAGCTGTTTTTCCCAATCTATATATTTTTGGGATAGATAAGAATACCACTGTAGCAAGTAGAACATTATTCTGGAACATGGAATTCTTCATGTTGCTCAGTGGCATTGTTGGGTCTCTCCTATTTTATTGTTAAACTTAACAtgtgaaatatttgcttgtgttTTTATTCTTGAACTGAAGTGCATCTGGACGAGCCTCACTATGTGCACAAGTTTGTGCTTGTATGCTGGCATGTGCTCATGCATGCACATGTTAACAAGTTTCCATCATAGACAATGGATTGCACAAAAACCACATTTTTTGTGTGTACACCATTGATGGCACATGTGCTTTATTGTTTACCTCTTGTCTGTCACATAAAAGATATCAAGACAATCATCGTTAAAATTAGTATGTTGTCTTGGTACCTCGTGTATAAATATGACATCTGGCAACGGCGATCCTTCAGAATCCAGAAATATCACTATAGTGATGATCAGCTAATGATGATTGAAATAAACAAAATATATGGATTAAATTCAAGAGTTTCAGACAGTAATATTCACACAGCTTTCATTtaccttgatttttttttgttccagGATACTCTTTGCTGCAAGACACACACaacataagttaaaaaaaaaaaaggggcataCCCGGTGCTCCCGCCAATGTGGGGTGTGGGGAAGGTCAATGTACGACATAAGTTTAGCTTATCAAAATGTTTTTTAACATATGTAGCTTCGACACTAGTAAAGACTTGAAGGATTGCAAGCGGTATATGGTAATTGCAGGCAAACAGATTCCATGGTGAGATATCTTTTGCTTAGATACtgccaaaaaagaaaaataagttgTACCATGAATGTCCAATTTCAGATATGCACAAGAAGGTTGTCCAATTTTTATGCTTAGGAAGTCCTTGATCTTTGCTTTTGCTCTTGTTCTGGACTAAATTAGTGTTATCAATCGCATTATGCTACTTGTCCAACAGAACCTTTTCTTTTCGAGGAAGGTTGTTCCACAAAACTTGCTTGTAAGGTTTgtgaatgattttatttttgacaGTTGAGTTGATGAAACCGGGCACCACCGTAATACTCCGCAACTCAAAGATTGACATGTTCAAGGGTTCGATGAGATTGGCTGTTGACAAGTGGGGACGCGTTGAGGTCACCGAGCCCGCTAGCTTCACAGTGAAAGAGGACAACAATTTATCTATTGTCGAGTATGAGCTAGTGAATGTCGCGGAAGAGTGAAACTCTAAAACCTGCATCGAAGAATCACCAGTAACTTCTTACTCCTCTCCTGATGATTGATTGGACTGTGCAGGGTGTCAAAGCAAGTGTTTCCAATTAGTTATGTTATTGCTGATGAAGCTAGTGATGGTTTCAACCTTGCAAGAGTCGAGGCCTGACTAAGGTTGTTGCTGCATCAGTCTGTTCAGTTGATTGACTTAAAGTAACTCAGCTGATATTTACTATTGTCTGATGCATATATTAGAATTTAAACTCAGAACAAGATTTTTATTATTCTCTTTGTCTGCTATCCATCTGTTCTTTTAAATCCTTATGTTGCGGAGGCTTCTACACATCGTCTGCTCACCATTGGTGTGTTTTGTCTTTGCTACAGTAGTTGGGTGTTTCATCTTGTAGGAAGATGATAGTGTAAATGGAGTTAAGAAACGAAGCATTTCCACTATGATTGAGCCTTTCCTTTCTCGTCCAATTTAATTTTATGGTCTATTAAACAGCTCATAAATCTAGTTTAAGCACATCAAGTTGAAATAGGTTATATTAATTTCATTTTAGTCAAATCCAATTTTAACCAATTAATAATACtcaagattatttatttttatatttgaatttgtttccgatctgatcaaagaatattaaaaatggagattactatttataattcATTTTCACTATTTACAATCCCATTTCCTCTTCtttcattttgtttttcttttcttttctcggaGGACAGCGGCGTCAGCAGGAAGTGCGGATTAGTAACAATCGATGGTCGACAAATAACTCGGgaggaaaaaaattaatattaaaaatactaaaattgTAAATAGtatgataatattttatatattttttaagaaacgGTGAATAGTAAACTTCTAAAAGTTAGTATCATTCATGCTGTCAGTCTCTACATTCTACTAGAAGCTTCTTCCGGAACCTTTTGCAATCTTCGGTCCTTTTTCTCGCTTCCCGATGCTTCGACGACCTCCTCCCATCTTCTTCTTCGTTCCGTTCTCTCTCGGATATAAACCCATCGGCGCCGGAAAAGAACGTCTCAAAGGAAAGCTTCGGTAGCTGCAGCGAAGAACAAGAAGAGTGAGTGAGAGGAAAGAAGAGTGAGGTGAGAGGAGTGGGGAGAGGGGAGGGTAACGGAGATGGGAGCGGACTACTACAAGATCCTGGGGGTGGACAAGAGCGCCAAGGACGACGATCTCAAGAAGGCCTATCGGAAGCTGGCCATGAAGTGGCACCCGGACAAGAATCCCAACAACAAGAACGAAGCCGAGGCCAAGTTCAAGCAGATCTCCGAGGCCTACGAGGTATTCCTCTCTCCCATTCCTTTTCTCCTCCCCCAATTCTTCTCGCATGCACTCGGAAACATCGATATCGATTCCCTTTCTAAATTGTAGGTTTTAATCGGTCCTCGTCGTTCATTCGATTGTTTGTAACCAAATCCATCATAAATCGTCATGGATTGTTTTTGATATGTCTGTAGATTAATCGATTTGTCCGCTGAACATGGATCTTTAAGGAGTTCTCTCTTTTGTCCTTAACAGGTATTAAGCCATCCGCAGAAGCGCGCCATCTACGACCAGTGCGGGGAGGAAGGGCTGAAGGGGCAAGTCCCACCTCCCGAGGCCAACGGGGGCGCCACCTTCTTCTCCAGCGGCGGCGACGGTCCCACGGTGTTCCGGTTCAATCCGCGGAATGCCGACGACATATTCGCGGAGTTCTTCGGCTTCTCGAGCCCGCTTGGGGACATGGGAGGCGCGAGAAGCAACGGCGGCGTGAGAGGAGGGACCCGGTTCTCTTCCGGGGTTTTTGGCGACGACTTGTTCGGGTCGGCCTTCGGCGGCGGTGTCGAGGGGCCGATGAACTCGCGCCGGCCGCAGAAGGCGGCGCCGATCGAGAACCTGCTGCCCTGCAGCCTGGAGGAGCTATACAAAGGCACCACCAAGAGGATGAAGATCTCCAGGGAAATCGCTGACATGAGCGGGTAAATCTCCTTTCCTTGCTTCTCATTGCAGAACTCCTCCTCGTCCGTCTTTCTCTTCTCTCGTAAACAATGAGATCACTGACTCGATCATCCGCGTTTCAGGAAAACGATGCCGGTGGAGGAGATCCTGACCATCGATATAAAGCCCGGTTGGAAGAAGGGCACCAAGATCACATTCGAGGAGAAGGGGAACGAACGGCCCAACGTCATCCCCGCCGACGTCGTCTTCATCATAGACGAGAAGCCGCATCCCGTGTTCACCAGGGAAGGCAACGACCTGGTCACCACGAAGAAGATATCCCTCGCCGAAGCCCTCACCGGCTACACCGCCCACCTGACAACGCTTGACGGCCGAAGCCTCATCGTGCCCGTCGACTCCGTGATCCGTCCCGGCTACGAGGAGGTTGTGCCCAAGGAGGGCATGCCGCTGCCGAAGGATCCATCAAGGAAGGGAAACCTGAGAATCAAGTTCGACATCAAGTTCCCGACGAGGCTCACCTCGGAGCAGAAGGCCGGTATCAAACGATTGCTGCCGTCACCGTGATCTCCTTGGCTTGCTTTGGTGTTGCGCCGCGTGTTTGCTGAGGTGATCTCCTCACGTATTGTCTGATGAAAAGCCTCAAAAAGTATGTATCAAGGCAGTTTTCACAGCAGGCTTTTTTGTTTTTGGGGGGGTAGAATTCTTTGATATTAATTAATAGATAATGAGATATATGACATTTCCATGTCAATTTGTTCGTTATGACGTTAATAGGTTAAATTGTATTGATAATCAGGTTGGGGTGATTATCAATAAATTTAGAATCAAAACCAACGATTCAAAACTTTTGaatgatcaaaaaaattaaattacttcTCAAAGATTCAAATCTACATAATCAAGTTTTGACTAATTAGCATACCATGGAATGTTTGACCAACTCGATACGCGTGGCAAAGTTTGATCCACGTGTATTAACCGGTAATTGGGTTTGGTAATAAATATTCATCAACAACTAGTCGAtccatttattttttatcttttaaatttgTGTTTAATTGGAAATATAAGCAACCCAATTGATGGTCCGACGTCACCTTCGAGAAAATCTATCGCCCTCCACCTACCGCTGAACATCGCGTGTGCACCTGTCTCGGTTCAGACAGGGTCCAGATTTCCCTGCCTGGCACTTTTTCTTTTAACCTGTTGGGCCCCTATGAACAGTGCTCGCCTTTACGTGGCTTCTCCCGTTGGTCGCCATCGACAGCCCCTGTCTGATCGCAGACAGGCGAGTCGCCCTCCGAAGGACGCAATCCACGTCGTCAGGAGCCCACTTCACCTACCCCTTGACGCAACAAGGTACGCAAGCTGGAGACTGCGGGCCCCGTACGACCCCGAGGTGACGCGTTGCCACGTCATCCGCGGTTACGGGGATATGTGTGCGTCGCTACGACTCCACGCAGCACCGAAGACCCAACCGTCTCAGACGTCGGGACAGGCTTCCCATGACGTCATTCCCGCTCCCCACTCTTCGCTATATAACCCCTTCCTCCGGTTGCCGTGTTCTTTCTCTCGTCACTCTTTCCTCGATTTCCCCCGAACGGTTCCAGAATGCAAGACGCGATCCCGTACAGAACCGCGCGGGGCTGGTTCCCGACGTCGCCTTCGTCCTCATCCGCctcgccctcctcctcttccctcgGTGGAGTGACCGTGCGGATGATGGTGGCGGAGAacccggtggtggtggtggggcggCGGGGTTGCTGCATGGTCGACGTGGCAAGGCGCCTTCTGCTGGGGCTCGGGGTCAACCCCGTGGTGCGCGAGATCGGAGAGGAGGCCGCCGCCGTAGAGGAGGCGGCAGCCCTGGTGGAGGCGGTGGCCGAGGTCGGGGGCGCCGGTGGGGATCGACGGCGGTCGTCAAAGCTCCCAGTGGTGTTCGTTGGGGGTAGGCTACTAGGAGGCCTCGATCGCCTCGTCACCGCCCACATCACCGGCGATCTCGTGCCCATCTTGAAAGATGCCGGCGCTCTCTGGCTCTAATTTCCCCATCTTttcttcatttatatatatatatatatatgtcgttTGAAAGTAGAAAAAGGAGGTGATTTTGTGTGATTTCCTGGCAACCGTTTGATTTGGTTATAATCATTGCAAAAGTTGTAAAATTGTtcaaggaaacaaaaaaaaaagaggggggtGGGGAATACAAATTATGGCCCTCGCATGTGACACTAGCCACTTTTAGATTCGTGCTAGCACTGGATCCATGACTGTCAATTTTCGATCGATCTACTAACGTCGAAAGAGAACAAGCCTGGCGGTCGGTAATTTTATATACACGTGCAGGTCACGTGAACCTGTTTTTACTACGAGTCGTCCGCCATTAAATGTCAGGTAAAGTCTTTGTTCTTTAATGCGTTATTCATATCCACTGCAGTCCCAAACCAAATTTTGACTCGGGAATGAACCATTCATAAATTAAAGGCACAGCCTGTTCGACCTAAAAGAAAGTCAACGCGATGACAAGTAGTAAGGATTTCTTTTTGTCGTTTGACCCTCGAAACAACAGGCCAAATTCGAACGCCACCCAACTTGTCATCGCGTTGACATTGTCGCTCCCTGTCCATACAAGAAGTCAACCCTACGGATTTCCTGGAACAATTCAGAGTCCCGGAAATCCACTATATCCGAGTGGGTTTGGCGATCGGGCGGTCAACACTGTCGCGTGGTTCAACCGGACAGAGGCGTTATCCACTTGTTATACGTCGTAACGCGTACAGAGCACCAAGGCATGCAGCGAAGAAGACCATCTCCTCCGTCGCCTATCAACAGTATTCTCATCTTCCTTTGTCTTGCAGAataaaaactctctctctctctctctctctctctctctctctctctctctctatatatatatatatatatatatatatatatatatatatatatatatatatatatatatatatatatatatatatatatatatatatatatatatatatatatatatatatatatatcgtatgaCTCTTCATTGTTTCACTACACTGGGGCCGGAGCTCGTCTAAACTGAAAAAAATATGTTAGGATTGCAATTGAAGGCATGAGAATTAGCAGATTCATGTTAGATGGGGAAACGCACAGGTTGGCTCAAGTTTAATCGTGGTGGTTCCCTAAGCCAAATTCAACGAGATACCATGCCGTGTGGGGACTCCGATGTTGATTGCTGTGACCTGAGCCAGCAATTTGGGCCGAGTAAATGGGCCAGACTTGTCCTGTGCTGAGTTCAGGATTGCATGGGGCGATTcagtcttttttttattatttcaagaAATGAAGCAGTATTTTAGATGTTTTCACCTTTTTAATCTTTAGTATGCGAAATatgtccctcaacatattaagattctccatatatatatctctctctctctatatgtatatatacatgtatatatgtatatatacatgtatatatacatgtatatatacatacatacatgtatatatatatgcatgtatatatgtatatatatatatatcgctgtTATGTATTGATAGATGCATTTATGCAGTTTTGCCGTATGGCTTCGTTGCGATCAAGAAGAGGATCGGCTGTGATTGATGCATCGTGGTCCGTCCGTCTCCAACATTCTCTGTTCTCGGTCATGATCAAGATGGTCAACCGCGCCGCCGGCATCCCTGCG comes from Musa acuminata AAA Group cultivar baxijiao chromosome BXJ3-3, Cavendish_Baxijiao_AAA, whole genome shotgun sequence and encodes:
- the LOC103978378 gene encoding uncharacterized protein LOC103978378, with the translated sequence MGADYYKILGVDKSAKDDDLKKAYRKLAMKWHPDKNPNNKNEAEAKFKQISEAYEVLSHPQKRAIYDQCGEEGLKGQVPPPEANGGATFFSSGGDGPTVFRFNPRNADDIFAEFFGFSSPLGDMGGARSNGGVRGGTRFSSGVFGDDLFGSAFGGGVEGPMNSRRPQKAAPIENLLPCSLEELYKGTTKRMKISREIADMSGKTMPVEEILTIDIKPGWKKGTKITFEEKGNERPNVIPADVVFIIDEKPHPVFTREGNDLVTTKKISLAEALTGYTAHLTTLDGRSLIVPVDSVIRPGYEEVVPKEGMPLPKDPSRKGNLRIKFDIKFPTRLTSEQKAGIKRLLPSP
- the LOC135632698 gene encoding monothiol glutaredoxin-S9-like translates to MQDAIPYRTARGWFPTSPSSSSASPSSSSLGGVTVRMMVAENPVVVVGRRGCCMVDVARRLLLGLGVNPVVREIGEEAAAVEEAAALVEAVAEVGGAGGDRRRSSKLPVVFVGGRLLGGLDRLVTAHITGDLVPILKDAGALWL
- the LOC135634075 gene encoding uncharacterized protein At4g28440-like, with the translated sequence MATTQQRQQQQAAGGSKRKPVFTKVDQLKPGTTGHTLTAKVLTSKTVLHKGRAGAAAADLRPIMISECLIGDETGAIVFTARNEQVELMKPGTTVILRNSKIDMFKGSMRLAVDKWGRVEVTEPASFTVKEDNNLSIVEYELVNVAEE